The genomic window GTTGCCGGTGCCGTTCCCGGACAGGACCGGGACGTCCGAGAGGATGTGCGAGAGTGCCTCGTCGCCCTTGGCCTGCGTCGAGTTCTCGGTGCACTGCTGGTTCTGCGGGCTGGACAGGACGTTGATGTCCTGGACCGTGACCGGCACGACACCGACGAGCGAACCGGCGTTGCCCTTGACCGGCAGACCGATACAGGGCTTGTTGAGCGAGCCCTGGATGAGCGCCATCTGCGGGCTCATGTTGCCGTACGTGGCGGAGTTGCCGAACGACTGAGTGGCGCCGACACCGCTCATCGAGGTCGTACCGGTGTCGTTGCCGATGGCCAGGGCCTGCGGAGCGGCGGCGGCCGAGGCGCCGACGATGGACGCGGTGACGGCGGCAGCCGCCATGACCTTCTTGATCACGTCTGATCCCTTTCTGGGGGTACGGAGACCGGGGTTCTGAGAACCGTGGGGGTTCTGAGAGGGGAGAGGAAGGGTCTGAGAGCTCGTTCCCGGAGCCTCCTGACCAACTCCGGCACCCGGAGTTGGTTGCTCCGCTTCACTCCAAAGGGCGCCACGGAATCCTGCCGGGCGGATCCGGAATTCCCTCTCTTGACCCCGGCCTCCGCCCCGCAATGGAGAAGTCGCGGCATGGGGCTGTTCGGGTGAAGCCGCGAAACCCGGGTCCCCGTATTCCCGTTGGTCCGGTGCGCAGACGAGCTCGAGTGTTCCTGCAAGAAAGGCAATCAAGTGATGATCAAGAAGGTTATGGCTGCGGCTGCGGTCACGGCCTCCGTAATCGGTGCCTCCGCCGCTGCCGCGCCCCAGGCGCTGGCCATCGGCAACGACACCGGCACCACGTCCTCCAGCGGCGTCGGCGCCTCGCAGTCGTTCGGCAACTCCGCCACGTACGGCAACATGAGCCCGCAGCTCGGCCTGGTCCAGGGCTCGCTCAACAAGCCCTGCGTGGCGCTGCCGGCGAAGGCGAACGTCGGTTCGCTCGTCGGTGTCGTGCCGGTCACGGTCCAGGACATCAACGTCCTGTCCAGCCCGCAGAACCAGCAGTGCACCGAGAACTCGACGCAGGCCAAGGGCGACGAGCCGCTGTCGCACATCCTGGAGGACATTTCGGCGCTGTCCGGCAACGGTCAGAACAACGGCTGAATCCGGTCATGAAGTACAGGAAGATCACTGCGGTTCTCGCCGGGATCGTGATGGCCATGGGCATGGCCTCGCCTTCCCTCGCCGACTCCGAGGCGACGGGCGTCGCGGACGGGTCGCCGGGAGTGCTGTCCGGGAATGTCATCCAGATTCCCGTGCATGTCCCGGTCAACGTGTGCGGCAACACCGCCAACTTCCTTGCCCTGCTGAACTCTGCGTTCGGCAACATCTGTGCGAACGACTGACCTTCGGTCTTCGCACGCAGCCCTGAAGGGTCGTTTTCCGCCGGTCCTGGGGCGTGCCGCCCGGCACGCTCCAGGACCGGCTCGCAAAGCGGAAGCGGGAAAAACAACAAGATGCGACAGGTCATCACCAAGGGAATTCTGACGGCCGCGGCGGCCACCAGCGTTCTGTCCGTGAGCAGTGTGTACGCGAGCGCCGATTCCCAGGCCGACGCAGAGGCCGCGGGTTCCCCCGGCGTGCTGTCGGGGAACGTCGCCCAGGCACCGGTACACGTGCCGGTCAATGTCTGCGGTAACTCCGTGAACGTCATCGGGCTACTCAACCCGGCGTTCGGCAACACGTGTGTCAACGCGTCGGACGGCGCGGCGCCCGGCTCCGGTGCCACGGCCGACGGGGCCGCGGTCGGCTCGCCGGGCGTCGGCTCCGGCAACGTCGTCCAGCTTCCGGTCGACGTCCCGGTCAACGCCTGCGGCAACACGGTCGACGTGGTCGGCGTGCTGAACCCGACGTCCGGCAACAACTGCGCCAACGGCGAGGTGGAGCCGCCGGTGACGCCGGAGGAGCCGAACACTCCGGACACGCCGGACACGCCGGACACGCCGGACACTCCGAACGTCCCGGACACGCCCGTGACGCCGGACACGCCGGACACGCCGGACACTCCGAACGTCCCGGACACGCCCGTGACGCCGGAGGAGCCGAACACGCCGGACACCCCGCAGGTGCCGGGCATTCCGGAGACCCCCGACACCCTGGTGCCGGTCGTGGACACCCCGGACGACCGGACCACCACCAACGTCCCGGGTGCGCTGGCCGAGACCGGTGGGAACGAGACGGGCATGCTGGCCACCGGTGCCACCGCGGTGGCCCTGCTGGCCGGCGGTCTGCTGCTCTACCGGCGCGGGACCGCTGCCGCCCGGCGGTGACGTGACCGCGTTTCCCGCATGACGGCCGGCCGGGAGAGTCCGATCAACGGACTCTCCCGGCCGTTTCGTTCTGCTGATTGCTACGGATCCGCGGGCATCGTCGTGCTCACCGGATGAACCGGCTCACCGGACGAGAGGTTTCCGGCGGCGCACGGGATCCACGCCCGCCACCTCGCGGTACACATCCGCGACCGCGCCCGCGGCGTGCCGTACGTCGTGGGCGGACAGGACGTGCTGATGGCCCTGGCGGCCCAGAGTCGCCCGCAACGGCGCGTTGAGCAGCAGGTCGGCGACGGCCGTGGCCAGTGCGTACGGGTCCCTGGACGGGGTCAGACAGAACAGGGCGTGCCCCGGGGGCAGGCTCTCGCGGGCTCCGCCGACATCCGTGACGACGACGGGCCGGCCGCAGGCCATGGCCTCCAGCGGCGGCAGCGCCATCCCCTCCCACCGGGACGGCAGGACGACGAGATCGGCCGCCCGGTACCAGGACGCCACGTCCGGCGCCGCTCCGGCGAACCGTACGGACGCGGGCGCGTTCGCTCGCAGCTCCTCGGCGTCGGGGCCGTCGCCGACCAGGACGAGACAGGCGTTGGGAAGCCTGCGCAGCACGTGCTCCCATGCCGCGAGAAGCATGTCCTGGCCCTTCTGCCGGCACAGCCGTCCCACGCACACCACGAGCGGAGCGGACTCGGGCAGGTCGGCGACGAGCGGTGGCAGGGCCCGCGGCCGGTCCTCCGCGCTGGGCCGGAAGCGCCTGGTGTCCACCCCGTTGGGGATGACGGTCCACCGCGCGTCGATGCCCGCCCGCTCGCCGGCGCGCTGCTCCGCCTCACTGACGCAGACGACCTGGTCGGCCCAGCGCGCCCCGTAGCGTTCCCAGCGGCGCGCGAGCCAGGCGGTGACACCGCCGACCGCCTCGAAGGACCAGATGTGCGGCTGGAAGACGGTGGGGATCCGGCCGCGCAGGGCGAATCGCGCGGCCAGCCCGGCCCTGACGCCGTGGGCGTGCACGACCTGCGGGCGTACCCGCTCCAGTACCCCGGCGAGCTGCCGGATCTCCAGGGGCAGCAGCGGGCCGGGCGCACGTCGGGCCCGCCACGGGTGGACATCGGCCCCGAGCGCCCGTACCGCGTCCGCGAGCGCACCCGAGGCCGGGCAGGCGACGGCCGCCGTGAGACCGGCGCCGACCTGATCGGCCACCAGATCCGAGACGACCTGGGCGACTCCGCCGTCGACGGGCTGCACGACGTGGAGCACCGCCGGACGAAGGCCGCACCTAGGGGACTGCGCCGGCACGCACAGACCTCCGCTCATGTACTGGTTGCTGCCGAATTCATATCCAACGGTATTCACACGAACAGGCCGGCGGGCGGCGGAAAGGCCGCGTGCGACGCCGCGCATGAAATGTCGTATGACCGGCTCTCCGTATTCCGGAGAAAGCCTTCCTCGCGCTCTCTCCCCCGTGCATCCGGGGCGAGTGACGACTCTAACCCCTTTTTCTCGCGGATATGCGCAGGGTGACCCGGTCGGGGTTGGTCCATTCGGCGGTCGTCCGTGTCCGGAGTCCGCATTGCCTCGTTGATGGTTGTGCCTCATCGGTAACCGGGAAGGAAGAAATGATGAAGCGAATTGCCAAGTCGGTTGCGCTCGCGGGCTCGGGTGCTGCCCTGATCATGGGCGGCGCGGGCATGGCCGTCGCCGACAGCGGGGCCAACGGCGCCGCGGCGAACTCGCCCGGCGTCGGTTCCGGCAATGTCGTCCAGGTCCCCGTCCACGTGCCGGTGAATGTCTGCGGCAACACGGTCAACGTGGTGGGCGCGCTGAACCCGGCTTTCGGCAACACCTGCGCCAACGACTGACGCGCCAGCGCCCGGCGGCTCTCCGCCACCGGGCGCCGCACGCATATCGGCTGACCGGTGTTCACTCGTTCGGCCGCACAACCTGACAGTCCCCGCCGCCGTTGACACAGAGACCGGGCAGTCACGCACGGCAATGAACATCTGATCAAGGAGTGCTTCTCCATGTCGCGTACCGCGAAGGCATTCGTTCTGTCCACCCTCGCCGCCGCCGCTGTCGCGGGCTCCGCCGGTATGGCCACCGCTGACGCCGGTGCGGAAGGCGGCGCGGCGGGCTCGCCCGGCGTCCTGTCGGGCAACGTCGTCCAGGTCCCGGTGCACGTGCCGGTGAACGTCTGCGGCAACACGGTCGACGTGATCGGCCTGCTGAACCCGGCTTTCGGCAACACCTGCGTGAACGACTGACGATCCGTCGAGGCGTTCCACGCGGCCGCCCTCCCCCAGCCACGGCAGGGGAGGGCGGCCTTTTCACGTTCCGGCGCCGCGGTCGGGGGATCTCATACGAGAATCCGTCCGGGTCGCTTCATTCGGGTGGGGTTACGAGAATTCGCGGGCTTCGGAGTTTCTGACGCGCCCAGGGGTCGTTACACAAGGCGTAGCAGCACGAGGGGCCACCGGGCGGCACCGCAGGCCAGTGCCATGCGGTCGCAGTACGCCCGAACGGTACGCAATATGCCTGACCCGTACGAAGCTTGCGCGCGCGACACGCGGCGCCGAAGGAGAGATTCACTGATGAAGCCCATGAAGCCCATGAAGGTCGTCGCGGTCGTGGCCGGTTCTCTGGCGGTCGCGGGTGCCTCCGCCCCGGCTTTCGCCGCTTCCGGCTTCACGACGCCGACCAGCCTCAACGGGGCGGTCACGACCGTCGCCGAGCAGACCACGGCCGCCGCGGCCCCGATCGCGAGCAAGACGCTGGACACGGAACAGCAGGGTTCGCTGCTCAACACCGTCAAGGGCGCGACCGGCGAG from Streptomyces formicae includes these protein-coding regions:
- a CDS encoding rodlin → MIKKVMAAAAVTASIVGASAAAAPQALAIGNDTGTTSMSGVGATQSFGNSATYGNMSPQMALIQGSLNKPCIGLPVKGNAGSLVGVVPVTVQDINVLSSPQNQQCTENSTQAKGDEALSHILSDVPVLSGNGTGNN
- a CDS encoding rodlin, with product MIKKVMAAAAVTASVIGASAAAAPQALAIGNDTGTTSSSGVGASQSFGNSATYGNMSPQLGLVQGSLNKPCVALPAKANVGSLVGVVPVTVQDINVLSSPQNQQCTENSTQAKGDEPLSHILEDISALSGNGQNNG
- a CDS encoding chaplin — encoded protein: MKYRKITAVLAGIVMAMGMASPSLADSEATGVADGSPGVLSGNVIQIPVHVPVNVCGNTANFLALLNSAFGNICAND
- a CDS encoding chaplin translates to MRQVITKGILTAAAATSVLSVSSVYASADSQADAEAAGSPGVLSGNVAQAPVHVPVNVCGNSVNVIGLLNPAFGNTCVNASDGAAPGSGATADGAAVGSPGVGSGNVVQLPVDVPVNACGNTVDVVGVLNPTSGNNCANGEVEPPVTPEEPNTPDTPDTPDTPDTPNVPDTPVTPDTPDTPDTPNVPDTPVTPEEPNTPDTPQVPGIPETPDTLVPVVDTPDDRTTTNVPGALAETGGNETGMLATGATAVALLAGGLLLYRRGTAAARR
- a CDS encoding glycosyltransferase; translated protein: MSGGLCVPAQSPRCGLRPAVLHVVQPVDGGVAQVVSDLVADQVGAGLTAAVACPASGALADAVRALGADVHPWRARRAPGPLLPLEIRQLAGVLERVRPQVVHAHGVRAGLAARFALRGRIPTVFQPHIWSFEAVGGVTAWLARRWERYGARWADQVVCVSEAEQRAGERAGIDARWTVIPNGVDTRRFRPSAEDRPRALPPLVADLPESAPLVVCVGRLCRQKGQDMLLAAWEHVLRRLPNACLVLVGDGPDAEELRANAPASVRFAGAAPDVASWYRAADLVVLPSRWEGMALPPLEAMACGRPVVVTDVGGARESLPPGHALFCLTPSRDPYALATAVADLLLNAPLRATLGRQGHQHVLSAHDVRHAAGAVADVYREVAGVDPVRRRKPLVR
- a CDS encoding chaplin → MKRIAKSVALAGSGAALIMGGAGMAVADSGANGAAANSPGVGSGNVVQVPVHVPVNVCGNTVNVVGALNPAFGNTCAND
- a CDS encoding chaplin translates to MSRTAKAFVLSTLAAAAVAGSAGMATADAGAEGGAAGSPGVLSGNVVQVPVHVPVNVCGNTVDVIGLLNPAFGNTCVND